A section of the Terriglobales bacterium genome encodes:
- a CDS encoding GGDEF domain-containing protein, whose amino-acid sequence MGISIEKPVMSEEKQPTTEQQHAVRQQAEQQESEDIYRDLDALSSRDWQLWSICALVIVVIAIGLAAFLVPNLVWAGIHTDPRYVPQLFFGLITLIILFNIHILEQKRKLNRTRAHLLRELMESAKARETALVDPLTGVFNRRFMEEIFPREISKAMRSGTDLSLIILDVDGFKDINTKFGHFGGDQYLRDVATLLKKTFRGSDTVLRLGGDEFLIILPETSNKQAVRAAERLTWETRWWNQAGHAKYELSFSCGVATYRKGMDMKEVLDTADKDMYRVKLERQALQPPAASDSWPIEEGDEKLAHTAKKDEVH is encoded by the coding sequence ATGGGCATCTCCATCGAGAAACCGGTGATGAGCGAAGAAAAGCAACCGACAACGGAACAGCAGCACGCAGTGCGGCAGCAGGCGGAGCAGCAAGAGTCGGAGGACATCTATCGCGACCTGGACGCGCTCTCCTCTCGCGATTGGCAGCTCTGGTCGATCTGCGCTCTGGTGATTGTAGTGATTGCGATTGGACTGGCGGCGTTTCTCGTGCCGAATCTGGTCTGGGCCGGCATACATACCGATCCCCGGTATGTGCCTCAGCTCTTCTTCGGACTCATCACGCTCATCATCTTGTTCAACATTCACATTCTCGAGCAAAAGCGGAAACTTAATCGTACGCGCGCCCACTTGTTGCGCGAGCTGATGGAGTCGGCCAAAGCGAGGGAGACGGCGCTCGTCGATCCCCTTACGGGAGTTTTCAACCGACGCTTTATGGAGGAGATTTTTCCGCGCGAGATCAGCAAGGCGATGCGCAGTGGAACGGACCTATCGCTGATCATCCTCGATGTCGACGGGTTCAAAGATATCAATACCAAGTTCGGGCACTTTGGCGGCGATCAGTATCTGCGCGATGTTGCGACCTTGCTGAAGAAGACATTTCGTGGCTCCGACACGGTTCTGCGTCTGGGTGGAGACGAGTTCCTGATCATTCTTCCCGAGACCTCGAACAAGCAGGCGGTGCGCGCAGCCGAACGCCTCACGTGGGAGACGCGGTGGTGGAATCAGGCCGGGCATGCCAAGTATGAGCTGTCGTTTAGCTGTGGAGTCGCGACTTACCGCAAGGGCATGGACATGAAAGAGGTACTCGACACTGCGGACAAAGACATGTATCGAGTAAAGCTGGAACGGCAAGCCCTGCAGCCGCCAGCCGCCTCGGATTCGTGGCCGATCGAAGAAGGTGACGAGAAGCTCGCGCACACGGCGAAGAAGGACGAGGTTCACTAA